Proteins encoded within one genomic window of Amycolatopsis nigrescens CSC17Ta-90:
- a CDS encoding MFS transporter has product MGQGGRLSQGRAAARSARRGGLGRRFRGLWCSTALSDTGNGIFLVGATLIAIRTLDDPALVGLLLSLATVPWLVAAVPAGVVVDRLPAHRVIQAANLGRAGIMLAIGVMSATGHVYAVALAVAVFAAGVLQTFVDGAAEALVPEIVDSERLSDANGALSVSTRVFYQFLGPPIAGLAYVLWPPASSLLAAGACGVSTLCIAAVRRPWPHRRGRREKLDVLRGVRLVLRHRVLGAAIVISGLTSVANGVYLTAFAVHANSRTGLGLTSATYGLLTGLVGVGAAAGAYLTGRAERLFGEIAVMRLTRAGWAVLFLSPLVVSPWLMAPLMVLGSAFGGMWAVQAMNLRQLATAPGQRAQVLGVFRALSYGCTPLGTLAAGALQGVVSSQALLAGAAALALVTIFFLPTREAVKALRWGHARLFAHAPIDRVRVSRKILRGQVLSYPAATIRRMSSAHRHHAIDYIELAVTDLEQAKRFYTGAFGWQFNDYGPEYAGIRSPQDEAAEVGGLRRDEQVRAGGPFVLLYSTDLDKSVAAVTEAGGQVVNGPYEFPGGRRFHFTDPSGNELGVWAEA; this is encoded by the coding sequence ATGGGGCAGGGCGGACGGCTTTCGCAGGGGAGGGCCGCCGCGCGATCGGCGCGCAGAGGTGGGCTGGGGCGCCGGTTCCGTGGACTCTGGTGCTCGACCGCGCTGTCCGACACCGGCAACGGCATCTTCCTCGTCGGCGCGACGCTCATCGCGATCCGCACGCTGGACGATCCGGCACTGGTCGGGCTCCTGCTCAGCCTGGCGACGGTGCCCTGGCTCGTCGCGGCCGTGCCGGCCGGCGTCGTGGTGGACCGGCTGCCGGCGCACCGCGTGATCCAGGCCGCCAACCTGGGGCGGGCCGGCATCATGCTGGCGATCGGAGTCATGAGCGCCACCGGGCATGTCTACGCCGTGGCCCTCGCCGTCGCGGTCTTCGCCGCGGGGGTGCTCCAGACCTTCGTCGACGGTGCGGCGGAAGCACTCGTGCCCGAAATCGTGGACAGCGAACGACTGTCCGACGCGAACGGCGCCCTGTCGGTCTCGACCCGCGTCTTCTACCAGTTCCTCGGGCCGCCGATCGCGGGCCTGGCGTATGTTCTCTGGCCGCCGGCATCGTCGCTGCTGGCCGCCGGCGCCTGCGGGGTGTCCACGTTGTGCATCGCCGCGGTGCGACGGCCGTGGCCGCATCGGCGCGGTCGCCGGGAAAAGCTCGACGTGCTGCGGGGTGTCCGCCTCGTGCTCCGGCACCGGGTGCTCGGTGCCGCCATCGTGATCAGCGGCCTGACCAGTGTGGCGAACGGCGTCTACTTGACCGCCTTCGCGGTCCACGCCAACTCGCGGACCGGGCTCGGGCTGACCTCGGCGACCTACGGGCTGCTGACCGGTCTCGTCGGCGTGGGTGCGGCGGCCGGCGCCTACCTGACCGGCAGGGCCGAGCGGCTGTTCGGCGAAATCGCCGTCATGCGCCTCACCCGGGCCGGTTGGGCCGTGCTCTTCCTCAGCCCGCTGGTGGTTTCGCCCTGGCTGATGGCGCCGTTGATGGTGCTGGGCAGCGCGTTCGGCGGCATGTGGGCGGTACAGGCGATGAACCTGCGCCAGCTCGCCACCGCACCCGGCCAGCGGGCGCAGGTCCTCGGCGTCTTCCGCGCCCTGTCCTACGGGTGCACCCCGCTGGGGACGCTCGCCGCGGGTGCGCTCCAAGGTGTTGTCAGCAGCCAGGCCCTTCTCGCCGGCGCGGCCGCCCTCGCGCTCGTGACCATCTTTTTCCTCCCCACCCGCGAGGCCGTGAAAGCATTGAGATGGGGGCATGCAAGGCTTTTTGCGCATGCCCCCATCGATCGGGTGCGGGTGTCCCGCAAGATTCTGAGGGGCCAGGTCTTGTCGTACCCGGCGGCTACCATCCGGCGCATGTCTTCTGCACACCGACACCACGCCATCGACTACATCGAGCTCGCGGTCACCGACCTCGAACAGGCCAAGCGCTTCTACACCGGAGCGTTCGGCTGGCAGTTCAACGACTACGGCCCGGAATACGCGGGCATCCGGAGCCCGCAGGACGAGGCCGCCGAAGTGGGCGGTCTCCGCCGGGACGAGCAGGTGCGGGCGGGCGGACCGTTCGTGCTGCTCTACTCGACCGACCTGGACAAGTCGGTGGCAGCGGTCACGGAGGCGGGCGGCCAGGTGGTGAACGGGCCCTACGAGTTCCCCGGTGGGCGCCGGTTCCACTTCACCGACCCGAGCGGAAACGAACTGGGCGTCTGGGCCGAGGCGTAG
- a CDS encoding MFS transporter, producing MSANPRETGTAPSSRAGPREWTGLGVLALPTILLGLDVTLLYLALPALSVDLQPTSTQALWILDSYGLVIAGLLVTMGSIGDRLGRRRLLMIGTAAFGIVSIVAAFAPSAEILIAARALLGVAGATLMPSCLALITNMFTDARQRALAIGVWATTFALGMAAGPLVGGVLLESFWWGSAFLLALPIAALVLLTAPVLLPEYRAADAGRVDLLSVALSLGAILPLVYAIKHAATHGFDTQTTVTLVASAVFTVVFVRRQRRLSDPLLDVALFTNRASGTALGVLLVGLVGVGGALYLVTQHLQLVEALSPLAAGAWMGPPALAMVVAAIGAPLLARRVRPGYVVSGTLVLSTLGYVLLTQVHGPNSIGLLVSGFALVYLGFGSVGALGSDLVVGTTPAHRAGSAAAMSETVQELGVAMGVAMLGSLTTLVYRNQMRVTAPTEGGPGGAAPAVSESLAGATSTPQVPPALLSQAKEAFTAGLNISAAVTGAAILALATMAAVVLRQIPPTGRSVPAEPSAPAPSTRGTGHADFSSGS from the coding sequence GTGTCGGCGAACCCAAGGGAAACAGGAACCGCGCCCTCGAGCCGGGCCGGCCCGAGGGAATGGACGGGCCTCGGGGTCCTCGCCCTGCCGACGATCTTGCTCGGGCTCGACGTGACCCTGCTCTACCTCGCCCTCCCGGCCCTCTCAGTCGACCTGCAGCCCACCAGCACCCAAGCGCTGTGGATCCTCGACTCCTACGGACTGGTGATCGCCGGGCTGCTGGTCACCATGGGCTCGATCGGAGACCGTCTCGGTCGCCGCCGTCTTCTGATGATCGGCACCGCGGCGTTCGGCATCGTCTCGATCGTCGCCGCCTTTGCCCCCAGTGCCGAGATCCTCATCGCGGCACGAGCCCTGCTGGGCGTGGCGGGCGCGACGCTCATGCCCTCCTGCCTCGCCCTGATCACCAACATGTTCACCGACGCCCGCCAACGAGCACTGGCGATCGGCGTGTGGGCGACCACCTTCGCGCTCGGCATGGCCGCCGGCCCACTCGTCGGCGGCGTGCTGCTGGAGTCCTTCTGGTGGGGCTCAGCGTTCCTGCTCGCACTTCCCATCGCCGCGCTTGTGCTGCTGACCGCACCGGTGCTGCTGCCCGAGTACCGCGCCGCCGACGCTGGGCGGGTCGACCTGCTCAGCGTCGCACTCTCGCTGGGCGCCATCCTTCCCCTGGTTTATGCGATCAAGCACGCGGCCACACACGGCTTCGACACCCAGACCACGGTCACCCTGGTAGCCAGCGCGGTCTTCACCGTTGTCTTCGTCCGCCGCCAGCGCCGCCTGAGCGACCCGCTGCTCGACGTCGCGCTGTTCACCAATCGAGCTTCCGGCACCGCCCTTGGCGTCCTGCTCGTGGGACTCGTCGGCGTCGGCGGGGCGCTATATCTGGTCACTCAGCACCTGCAGCTCGTCGAAGCGCTTTCCCCGCTGGCCGCAGGCGCGTGGATGGGCCCACCTGCCCTGGCGATGGTCGTGGCCGCCATCGGCGCACCCCTGCTCGCGCGTCGCGTGCGACCCGGCTATGTCGTCTCGGGCACCCTCGTCCTGTCCACCCTCGGCTACGTGCTGCTCACCCAGGTACACGGCCCCAACAGCATCGGCCTGCTCGTGAGCGGATTCGCCCTGGTCTACCTCGGATTCGGATCGGTGGGAGCGCTCGGCTCCGACCTGGTGGTCGGCACCACCCCCGCCCACAGGGCCGGCTCCGCCGCGGCGATGTCCGAGACCGTCCAGGAACTCGGCGTCGCCATGGGTGTGGCCATGCTGGGCAGCCTGACCACACTGGTGTACCGCAATCAGATGCGCGTCACCGCACCCACCGAGGGTGGGCCGGGTGGCGCTGCCCCCGCGGTCAGCGAGAGCTTGGCCGGGGCCACGTCCACGCCCCAGGTCCCTCCCGCGCTGCTGTCGCAGGCCAAAGAAGCGTTCACCGCCGGGCTCAACATCTCCGCCGCCGTGACCGGCGCCGCCATTCTCGCGCTGGCCACAATGGCCGCGGTCGTGCTACGACAAATCCCGCCCACCGGCAGGTCAGTACCCGCCGAGCCTTCCGCCCCAGCACCGAGCACGCGCGGAACCGGACACGCGGATTTCTCCTCCGGATCGTGA
- a CDS encoding MarR family winged helix-turn-helix transcriptional regulator: MSNDSHRTLNLLGAVVTGVHDQLASAVETAAGRSGALAATLAMAAQYDGLTMGTLQRFLGISRPATIRLVNLLERDGLAVRRHLDDDHRTTSVVLTNAGHREARRVLAARRSVLERLLAESSKQERVVLDRVLERVLTAMITHPDRGYEVCRLCDISTCPPSRCPVETAVVAMEPDAAEGLLTSQNER; this comes from the coding sequence ATGTCCAACGACTCCCACCGCACCCTGAACCTGCTCGGCGCAGTCGTGACCGGGGTGCACGACCAACTCGCGTCCGCCGTAGAAACCGCGGCTGGCCGTAGTGGCGCGCTCGCGGCCACGCTGGCCATGGCCGCTCAGTACGACGGTCTCACCATGGGCACCCTTCAGCGGTTCCTTGGCATCAGTCGCCCGGCCACGATTCGCCTTGTCAATCTGCTTGAGCGCGACGGACTTGCCGTGCGGCGCCATCTCGACGATGACCATCGAACAACCTCGGTGGTGCTGACCAACGCCGGCCATCGCGAGGCCCGACGCGTCCTCGCCGCCCGCCGCTCGGTACTGGAGCGGCTACTGGCCGAATCGAGCAAGCAGGAACGCGTCGTGCTCGACCGCGTCCTCGAACGCGTATTGACCGCGATGATCACTCACCCGGACCGAGGGTATGAGGTGTGCCGGCTCTGCGACATCAGCACCTGCCCACCGTCGCGCTGCCCAGTGGAAACCGCAGTCGTCGCCATGGAACCCGACGCCGCCGAGGGGCTGCTGACCTCGCAGAACGAACGTTGA
- a CDS encoding arginase family protein, with translation MIGIPFSSAGRMDHEALAPKALRDAGLIERLRAGLGPDEPVTDGGNVAIGSSATCVHRDEFSGLLSLPGLETVTATTRSAVAETLLDGDRPLVLGGDCAILPGCLRGAQDALGNDQVGLLFIDGHEDAWPPHGSDTGEAADCELGFLLGQHRDQLPASLESQLPVLDESAVVALGPRDGAEIAAADDVPSLAERSRLITAQQLAIGKDSAAGYARKALHRIRAHTAHWWLHIDLDVLSSNALHAVSYTQPGGLNWNQLSELVATALSEPGCAGITVCCYDPNRDQDGTGAQRILDWVGSLSTGIASLDSSYWRVLDAAIWANMTSCPTTPTAP, from the coding sequence GTGATCGGTATCCCATTCAGCTCCGCGGGCCGGATGGACCACGAGGCACTGGCGCCGAAGGCGCTGCGCGACGCCGGGCTCATCGAACGACTGCGCGCCGGGCTCGGGCCCGACGAGCCGGTCACCGACGGCGGGAACGTCGCCATCGGTAGCTCGGCGACCTGCGTCCACCGCGACGAGTTCTCGGGACTGCTGTCCCTTCCCGGGCTTGAGACCGTGACTGCCACCACGCGCTCAGCGGTAGCCGAGACCCTGCTCGATGGCGACCGGCCCTTGGTGCTCGGCGGGGACTGCGCGATCCTGCCCGGCTGCCTGCGCGGGGCCCAGGACGCGCTCGGCAACGACCAGGTAGGGCTGCTGTTCATCGACGGCCACGAAGACGCCTGGCCACCGCACGGGTCCGACACCGGCGAGGCCGCCGACTGCGAGCTCGGGTTCCTGCTGGGACAGCATCGCGACCAGCTGCCAGCGTCGCTCGAGTCCCAGTTGCCCGTGCTCGACGAAAGCGCCGTGGTCGCGTTAGGCCCCCGCGACGGCGCCGAGATCGCCGCCGCCGATGATGTCCCGTCGCTGGCTGAACGGAGCCGGCTGATCACGGCGCAGCAGCTCGCCATCGGCAAGGACAGCGCCGCCGGGTACGCCCGGAAGGCATTGCACCGCATCCGAGCCCACACCGCGCACTGGTGGCTGCACATCGACCTCGACGTGCTGTCGAGCAACGCCCTGCACGCGGTGAGCTACACCCAGCCAGGCGGACTGAACTGGAACCAGCTCAGCGAACTCGTCGCCACCGCGCTCAGCGAGCCAGGGTGCGCCGGGATCACCGTCTGCTGCTACGACCCCAATCGTGACCAGGACGGAACGGGCGCGCAGCGCATTCTCGACTGGGTCGGGTCCCTGTCCACCGGCATCGCCTCACTTGACTCGTCCTACTGGCGGGTGCTCGACGCCGCCATCTGGGCGAACATGACATCATGTCCAACGACTCCCACCGCACCCTGA